Genomic segment of Sphingopyxis sp. QXT-31:
TGGTGTTCCAGGACTTCCGCCTGATCCCGCACCTCAGCGCGCGCGACAATATCGCGCTGCCCCTGCGCATCGCGGGGGTCAGCGAGGAGGATCTGTCGGGTCCGGTCGGCGAGATGCTGAGCTGGATCGGCCTCGACGAGCGCGCGCACGCCTTTCCCCCGACGCTGTCGGGCGGCGAGCAGCAGCGCGTCGCGATCGCGCGCGCGGTGATCGCGCGCCCGCAACTTCTGGTCGCCGACGAACCGACGGGCAACGTCGATCCCGAAATGGCGATGCGGCTGCTGGGGCTGTTCGAGGCGCTCAACCGCCTCGGCACCACCGTGGTCGTTGCGACGCACGACATCCACCTGATCAGCCGTATCGACAATGCACAGATGATGCGGCTGGAAAAAGGGCGCCTCGCTGACCCCACCGGCGCGCTGCGCTATCCCCCGGCGAACAAGGTGTAGGCGGGGCTTGGCGTCATGATCATCCCGCGCGTTCCCGTCCAGCACCGCCGCCTGCTGCCCGACCGCCGCCTGTCGGGACCGACGCCGTGGGTCGTCGCGATCCTGATGATGCTCACGCTGCTCGCCGCCGCCGCAGGCGTCGGCCTCGCGCGCGCCGCGAACAATATCGGCGATGCCATCGCCGGCCGCGTGACGGTGCAGATCGTCACCGCCAATCCGGTGACGCGCGCCGAGCAGGCCGCCGCGCTCCGCCGTCAGGCGCAGGCGCAGCCCTATGTTCGCGGCGCCCGCCAGGTCCGACAGGAGGAATTGCTGGCGACGCTCGGCCAGTGGCTCGGCAGCGCGGGCGGCGACGATCCGGTGCTGCGCTCGCTTCCCCTTCCGGCTTTGGTCGACGTCGATTTCGTCGGCGGCGACCGCGCCGGCCAGATCGCGCAGCTCCGCGCCCTCGTCGCGCAGACCGCGCCAGGCGCGCGCGTCATCCCGCACGCCGAATGGCTGGGCCCCGTCGCGCGGCTGATTCGCAGCCTCGCCTGGGTCGCCGCGGGGCTTGTCCTGCTGATGACGCTCGCGAGCGGCGCGGTGGTGATCATGACCGCGCGCGCCGCGCTCGGCACCCATTATGCAACGATCGAGATGCTGCATCTGATCGGCGCGACCGACCGCCAGATCACCCGGCTCTTCCAGCGCCGCATCGCGATCGACACGGCGTACGGCATCGCGCTCGGCACCGTCGTCGCCGCGGCGATCATCCTGCTGATCGGATGGCAATGGTCGGGGGTCACCTCCGGCCTCGCCGCCACCGCGTCGCTCGGCCCGATGGGCTGGGTGCTCTTGCTGGCGCTGCCGCTATTGGCTATCGCGCTCGCAGCCCTGACCGCGCGGCTGACGCTGCTCTCCGCGCTCAAGAAGATTTTATGATCAAGCGTATCCTCTCCCTCCTCTTCCTGGCCTGGGTGCTCGGCTTCGCCTGGTTCGCGCTGCTGCCGCCGCTGCCCGCGGGCGCGCAGAAGACCGATGCGATCGTCGTGCTCACCGGCGGCCCCGGCCGCATCGACCGCGCGCTCGAGCGCCTCGAGGCGGGCGACGCCAAGCGCCTGCTGATCAGCGGCGTCGCGCGCGAGGTGAAACCGCGCGAACTCGCCGCCGAGTATAAGCGCCCCGAGGAACTCTTCGACTGCTGCATCGCGCTAGGTTTCGAGGCCGAGGATACGCGCTCGAACGCGACCGAGGTCGCGACCTGGGTTGCGCGGCGCAACTATAAGAGCGTGCGGCTGATCACCACCGACTGGCACATGCGCCGCGCCGAATATGAGCTGGCGCGCGCGGTCGGCGACAAGGTGACGATCGTCCCCGACGCGGTGCACAGCGAACCGAGCCTCGCGACTTTGTTTCGCGAATATCACAAATATCTGGCGGGGCTGGCGGGCGGGCTGCTCGGGCTCTGATGCGCTACATCATCGCCCTGATCCGCTCGATCCTGTTCTGGCTGCTCTTCTTCTTGATGAGCAGTTTCTGCTCGATCGGCGCGGTGATTTCGCTGCCGATCTCGCACAAGGCGACGATCTGGTTCGTACGTCTCTGGTCGCAGTTCCACCGGCTGATCGCCCGCTTCGTGCTGGGGCACCGGATCGTCGTCGAGGGCGCGATGCCCGACATCCCCGTGCTCTATGTCTTCAAGCATGAGGGCGCGTTCGAGACGATCGAGCAGCCGGGCCTGTTCCGGCATCCCGCGGTCTTCGCCAAGGAAGAGCTGTTTTCGATCCCCGTCTGGGGCAAGGCGGCGCAGTTTTACGGCCTGATCCCCGTCGACCGCGACGGCGGCGGCAAGGCGATGCGCGCAATGCTGGGTGCGGCCAAGGCCGCGCTCGCCGCGGGGCGGCCGCTGGTGCTGTTTGCCGAGGGAACGCGGGTGCCGCATGGGCTAGCGCCGCCGCTGCGCCCCGGTTTCGCGGGCATGTACCGCCTGCTCGGCATCGACGTGATCCCCGTCGCGGTGGACAGCGGCCTCGCCTATCCGCCGCGCCGCTGGGTCAAATGGCCGGGCACGATCACCTACCGGATCGGCGAGACCATCCCTGCCGGCCTGCCGCGCGAAGAAGCCGAGGAGCGCGTCTGGCGCGCGATCAACGCGCTGAACCCGCCCGAGGCATTGCTGGAAGGCTATAAAAAACCTTCCCCCTAGATGGGGGAAGGATACGCAGCCTTTTCGCGAAGCGATTAGGCGAAGTTGGATGGGGGTGATGGCGCGTCATTACACCCGCCTTTTCAGGCCGAGAGCGCACCCCACCACTGCGACTAGGCAGTAAACTGCCAAGTCTCGCTGCCTCCCCCATCAAGGGGGAGGGGTTTCAGGTCAGTGCTTGCGCCCGAAATCGGGCGCGGCATCATCCTGACCCTGCTCGATGATCGAGCGCCGAATCGCGCGCGTGCGGGTGAACCAGTCCTCGAGCTTGGCGCCGTCGCCGCGGCGGATCGCCTGTTGCAGCACGGTCAGATCCTCGTTGAAGCGCTGCAAGGTCGCGAGCACCGCATCCTTGTTGGCGAGGAACACATCGCGCCACATCACCGGGTCGCTCGCCGCGATGCGCGTGAAGTCGCGGAAGCCGCCCGCCGAATATTTGATCACCTCGCTCTCGGTGACCTCCTCCAGCTCGCTCGCGGTGCCGACGATCGTATAGGCGATCAGATGCGGCAAATGGCTGGTCACCGCGAGCACCATATCATGGTGCGCGGCGTCCATGACGTCGACCCGCGCGCCGAGCGCTTCCCAGAAGCCCGTCAGCGCCTGGACCGCCTCACCCGGCGACCGCGCATCAGGGGTGACGATGCACCAGCGCCCCTCGAACAGGCTCGCAAAACCCGCCGCCGGCCCGCTATTCTCGGTCCCCGCGACTGGATGTGCCGGAATGACGGCATGGTGGGGCAGCGCTTTCGCAAGCGCCTCGGCAACGCTCGCTTTCGACGAACCCACGTCCGAGATGATCGCATCGGCCTTGAGCCCCGGCGCAATGGCGGCGGCGGCATCGGCCATCCGCCCGACCGGCACCGCCAAAATCACGAGATCGGCATCAGCCATCGCTTCAGCCGCATCGTCGACAATCGTGTCGCACAGGCCAAGCGCGCGGGCTTCGCCACGCACCTCCGCGCTGGCGTCATGCCCCGTAACCGTCACGCCGGGCAGCCGCTCGGCGATCGCGCGCGCCAGCGACGAGCCGATCAGCCCCAGCCCGACGATCGCGACCTTTTCGAATCCCATCAGCCTTCGACCGCAGTACGGATCGCCGCCGCGAGCCCGCGCGTCTCGTCCGCGGTGCCGATCGTCATGCGCAGCGCGTTGGGCAAGCCCTGTCCCGGCAGCCAGCGCACGATATACCCGGCGTCCATCAGCCGGTTGTAGACCGTCTCGGCGCTCACCGCGCCCTCGAACAGCACCAGCAGGAAATTGCACGCCGACGGCACAACGCGCAGGCCGTGATTGCCCAGGCTCTCGATCTCGCCCGCCAGCCAGGCGCGCCATTCGGCATTGTGCGCGCGGCTGTGCGTCACGAACTCGTCGTCGCCGAGCGCCGCGACCGCCGCAGCTTGCCCCGCGCGCGTGACGTTGAACGGCAGGCGGATGCGATGCAGCGCCGCGATCACGTCGGCGCCCGCATAACCCCAGCCGATGCGTTCGGCGGCGAGGCCGTGGATCTTCGAAAAGGTGCGCGTTATGAAGACGTTGGGTTGGGTCTTGGCGAGCTCGAGCCCGCCGTCGTCCTCGGCCTCGGACAGATATTCCGAATAGGCCTGATCGATCACGAACAGCACATCCTTGGGCAGCCCGGCGTAGAGCCGCGCGACCTCTTCGCGTGTCGCGAGCGTGCCCGTGGGGTTGTTCGGATTGGCGAGATAGACGACGCGCGTCTTGTCGGTCACCGCCGCGAGCAGGGCATCGACATCGGTCGCATAATCCTTGTCGTCGGCCTCGACCGGCACCGCCCCGACGCGGCGTGCGGCGATCTCGTAGACCGCGAAGCCGTAACGCACATAGAGAATCTCGTCGCCCGCACCCGCGTAAGTTCCCGCCGCCAGATGCAGCAGCTCGTCCGACCCGTTGCCGCAGATCACGCGCGCCGGGTCGAGCCCGAACTTCGCCGCGATCGTCGCGCGCAGTTCGTTCGACCCCGGATCGGGATAGCGTGAAAGCGCGTCGGCCGCGCCCTGCGCCGCAGCGAACGCCGCGCGCGCCTTCTCGCCCGTACCGAGCGGATTTTCGTTGGCGCTGAGCTTGATCAGCGGACGCCCGTCGGCCCCTGCCGACTTGCCGGGAACATAGGGAGCAATGCCGCTGATCCACGGCTTCGGGGTGAGGGTCGGGGTCGTATCGGTCATGCGGCGGCGTTTAACGTGCGTGTCGCGCGAGTCCAGTTTGTTCGATCAGGGGGCAAGAAGGAGATTCGCGCAGAGGCGCAGAGAACGAAGATAAAAAAGGATTTGTTCATGCGGAGACGCGGAGACGCGGAGAAAAAGAGATTGGCGGCTTCGCCGCCTTTTTCTTTCCTCTTCTCTGCGCCCTCTGCGCCTCTGCGCGAAATCACTCTTTCACAGCGGCGATGCCTTAAACCCTCCGCGTCTCCGCGTCTCCGCGTGAACCTCCAAAATCACCCACGTTGACAGTCCGCACCGCGCCGCTTAGCCCCGCGCCACCATGGCAAGCGCGCTCCACCAGATAGTGCACCAGAGCGTGACGATTCCCGCGGCGCTGCCGCTCGACAGCGGCCAATCGCTGCCGTCGGTGACGATCGCCTGGCAAAGCTATGGCGCCTTGAACGCCGACCGGTCGAACGCAGTGCTGCTCTGCCACGCGCTGACCGGCGACCAATATGTCGCGAGCGACCATCCCGCGACGGGCAAGCCCGGCTGGTGGGCGCGGATGGTCGGCCCCGGCAAACCGATCGACACCGACCGTTTCCACATCATCTGCGCCAATGTGCTCGGCAGCTGCATGGGGTCGAGCGGCCCCGCGACCCCCGATCCGGTGACCGGCGCGCCGCTCGGCATGGCTTTCCCGGTGATCACGATCGGCGACATGGTGCGTGCGCAGGCGGCCCTGCTCGACCATCTCGGCATCGACCGGCTGCATGCGGTGGTCGGCGGCTCGATGGGCGGCATGCAGGCGCTCGCCTGGGCGGCGAACCATCCCGAACGCATCGGCTCGGCGCTCGTCATCGCCAGCGCCGCGCGCCATTCGGCTCAGAATATCGCCTTCCACGAGGTCGGGCGGCAGGCGATCATGGCCGACCCCGACTGGCAGGACGGCCAATATTATGGCAGCGCGCGCGCGCCCACCAAGGGACTCGCGGTCGCGCGCATGGCGGCGCACATCACCTATCTCTCTGAAGCCGGGCTCACCGAGAAATTCGGCCGCCGGCTGCAGGCGCGCGACATCAAGAGCTTCGGTTTCGACGCCGATTTCCAGATCGAATCCTATTTGCGGCATCAGGGGCTGGCCTTCACCGACCGCTTCGACGCCAACGCCTATCTCTACATCACCCGCGCGATGGATTATTTCGACCTCGCCGATCCGCACGATGGCCGCCTCGCGGGCGCCTTTGCCAAGGCCAAGGACGTGCGCTTCACGCTGGTCAGCTTCGACACGGACTGGCTTTACCCGACCGCCGAATCGCGCCGCGTCGTCCAGGCGCTGCAGAGCGTCGGCGCCGCGGCGAGCTTCGTCGAACTGTCGGCGCCCTATGGCCACGACTCGTTCCTGCTCGATGTGCCGGCGCTCGACCGGCTCGTCGCGGGCGCGCTGGGGAGCGGCTTCTGATGGCGCTGCGCCCCGACCTTGCGATCATAGCCGACGCCGTGCCGTCATCGGCGCGCGTGCTCGACGTCGGCTGCGGCGACGGCGAACTGATGGAAGCACTGCGCGCCAAGGGGGTCGACGCGCGCGGGCTGGAGATCGATCCGGCGAACGTCACCGCGGCGATCGCGCGCGGCCAGTCGGTGGTGCAGGGCGACGCCAACCGCGACCTCGCCGACTATCCCGACGACGCCTTCGATTATGCGATCCTGTCGCAGACGCTGCAGACCACCGAGCGGCCCGACCTGGTCGTCGGCGAGTTGCTCCGCATCGCGCCGCGCGCCTTCGTCAGCTTCCCCAATTTTGCGCATTGGCGCATCCGGCTCGCGCTGCTGTGGGGTGGTCGAATGCCGGTGACGCGGCTGCTGCCCGTCGCCTGGTACGAGACTCCAAACATCCACCATGTCACGGTCAGCGACTTCCGTGACCTCGTCCGAGCCAAGGGTATTCAGGTCGAGCGCGTCTGGCACCTGTCGGGCGACAAGCCCGCCAGCGACGCTGCCGCCAGCTGGCGGGCGGAGCATGCGATCTTTTTGATCAGCCGCGCTTCCTGATCCCATCCGCGATCAGCGCATTGGCGCGTGCCGCCACGGCGGCAACATCCTCGCTCGGGTCCCACACGCCGTAGCGTAGTCCGAGAAACACGTTCATTCCCATGATCGCCCAGGCCTCGACCTCGCCGATGCCCGGGCGCAATTCGCCGGCCTGGGCCCCGGCCGCCAGGCGCGCAGCGATGCGCTCCGCCGTCGATGCATAGTGATTGCGGAAACTTTCGGGGTCGACGAATTCGGCCTCGTCGACGATCCGGTAGATTTCCTGATGCTCGCGCGCGAATTCCAGGAAAGCCGCCAGCGCGCGCGCCTCGGCATCGATCGCCCCGGTCGCGGCCTCCATCGCGGGGGCGACATGGTCGCGCACACGCCCCGACATGTCGGCGACCAGCGCGCGGAAGATCGCGTCCTTCGAATCGAAATAGGTGTAAAAGCTGCCGAGCGCGGTCCCCGCGCGGCGCGTGATGCCGCTGATCGACGCCTCGTGGAAGCCCCGCTCGCCGAACTCGACCGCCGCGGCGTCGAGCAATTTGCGCAACGTCCGCCGGCCGCGCTCGGTGCGCGGCACCTTGTCCGAAGAGCCTGCTTCGCCCTCGACCCCGGGCGCGGACATGCGCGGCTGGTCCATCATCTGCCTTTCCGTCCTCCCCCACGGACGGCCGAACCGAAAAGCGGTCCTGCCCAGCGTGGCTTTTTCGCATCACCGCCATCCAAATGACAGCGGATAAATATTCCAAGTTGAAACTTGGTTCACCTTTCATTATTGGGTGCGACGCGGCTTGGCAAGACCGGCCCAAGAAAATCGAAAAAGGGCGGCGCTGCGCCGCCCTGTGTCATGGGAGACTCACATGCGTCCTTTCGCCCGCCGCCTGCGCCGCGCCGTCTGCGCCACTACCGCGCTCAGCCTGATCGCCTTCGCCCCGTCCGCCTTTGCGCAGGACACCGATCCGGCCGCGAGTGCCGATGACGGCAGCGAGGAAATCATCGTCACCGCGCGGCGCCGCGACGAGCGCCTGCTCGACGTGCCGATCGCGGTCAGCGCCATCTCGGGCGAGGCGCTCGAGGCGCGCGGCGCGCTCGACCTCACCGACGTCGGCAACATCACCCCGAACACTACGCTCGAAACCTCACGCGGCACCAATTCGACGCTCAGCGCCTTCATCCGCGGCGTCGGTCAGCAGGATCCGGTCCCGGGCTTCGAAGCCGGCGTCAGCATCTATCTCGACGACGTCTACCTCAACCGCCCGCAGGCGGCGGTCCTCGACATCTACGACGTCGAGCGCATCGAAGTGCTGCGCGGGCCGCAGGGCACGCTCTATGGCCGCAACACCATCGGCGGCGCGGTCAAATATGTCACGAAGATGCTGCCGCAGGACTTCAGCCTGAAGGCGCGCGCGACCTATGGCACCTATGAGCAGGCCGAGGGCGTGCTGACCGTCAGCGCGCCGATCACCGGCATGCTGCGCGTCGGCGGCTCGGTCGCGCGGCTGTCGCGCGGCGGTTTCGGCGACAATCTCACCGTCCCCGGCCTCGAGAACTACAACAAGGATGTGTGGGCGGGCCGCGGCACGCTCGAATTCGGCGGCTATGGCGAACCCGTGCTGATCCGCATCTCGGGCGACTATACGCGCGACAAGTCGGACCCGCGCAACGGCCACCGGCTGATCCCCGGCCTGCTCTCCGGCGCTCCCGTGCTCGACGACGTCTATGACACACGCGCGGGCCTCGTGAATCCGGAGCAGGATATCGAGGCCTGGGGCCTCGCGATGAACGTCTCGGCCGAGCTCAGCGACAATCTGACGCTGCGTTCGATCAGCTCGTGGCGCAAGGATACCAGTTACACCCCGATCGATTTCGACAGCCTGCCGACGGTCGATGTCGACGTCCCCGCGGTCTATCGCAACGAACAGCTGAGCCAGGAATTCCAGCTGCTCTACGACAGCGACCGGCTGCACGGGCTCGTCGGCTTCTATTATCTCGACGCCAAGGCCTACACCAAATTCGACGTGCTGCTCGCCACCACCGGCGCGTTGCTCGGCCTGCCCGGCTTCGCGCAGCAGACGATCGGCGACGTGCGCACCGACACCTGGTCGGTGTTCGGCGATTTCACCTTCGACGTCACCGATCGCCTGCACATCTCGGCCGGCGGGCGCTACACCGTCGACCGGCGCGACAGCTTCGTCTTCAAGCAGAACCGCCTGCTCGGCGCCGACCCCGAATTCGGCGGCGCCAGCGTCCCGCTCGGCGCGCCGATAACCAATTTCGATGGCAAGGCGCGGTTCAAGAAATTCACCCCGCGCGCATCAGTGTCGTTCGACATGAGCGACGATCTGATGATCTATGCATCCTATTCGAAGGGCTTCAAGGGCGGCGGCTTCGACCCGCGCGGCAGCGCCAATGTCCGCGCAATCGACGTCAACAACGACGGCGTGTTCGCCTATCAGGAAATCTACAATTTCTTCCTGTTCGAGCCCGAAACGGTCGACAGCTACGAGGCCGGGATCAAGGGCTCGGCGGTGGACGGCGACCTCAATTTTGCGCTGACCGGCTTCTATGCCGACTACAAGAATGTCCAGATCCCGGGCTCGGTCGGCATCGACGCGAACAACGACGGCATCTTCGAAGGCTTTTCGGGGGTCACAACCAACGCCGCCTCGGCGACCTTCAAGGGGCTCGAGCTCGAAACCTCGGCGCGCTTCGCGCACGACTTCGCCGGCGCCGGCTCGCGGATGAGCTTCCAGGGCACGCTCGGCTATATCGACGCGCAGTACGACGAGTTCATCGGCAACCTCGGCACCGACGTGTCGGACATCACCGATATCCAGAACACGCCGAGCTGGACCGCATCGGGCACGCTCGGCGCGCTTGTTCCGGTCGGCGACGGCGACGTCAATTTCTCGACCACGCTCTCGTACCGCAGCAAGACGCAGCAGTTCGAATATCCCAGCCCCTATCTCGACCAGAAGGGCTATGCGCTGTGGGACGCGAGCCTCGTCTACAGCTTCGGCGGCGACCGTTATTCGATCGGCGTCCACGGCAAGAATATCCTCGACAAGCAGTACAAGACCTCGGGCTACCAGTTCCTCGTCGTCAACCCGGCGACCGGCCTGCCCGTGCTCAACGGCAGCGGCCTGCCGACCCCGTCGCTCGGCCGCGAGGGTGTCGCGACGGTCTTCTACGGCAACCCGCGGCAGGTGTTCGTGACGGGCACGGTCAAATTCTGACCGGCCGCTTCACGCGAAAAGGGTGAGAGGGGTGCTCGGACGCTGGCGGTCGGAAACCCCTCTCAACTCCGGCTAGGCAGCAAGCTGCCAAGCCTGCGTATCTCTCCCCTCAAGGGGAGAGAGCATAACCCTGCGAACGTCTCCTAACGCCCGAAAGCGACCGAACAGCATCCGATCAATTTGATGCGCGCAGAGACGCAGAGACAGCAGAGAGAAAAGGCCGTCCTCCCTGTGGTCTCTGCGCGAATAAAATGATGGCCTTCGGCAAGTTGCCGCCCAGCCTCAGCCCCCCAGCAACGGCGCCCCGCCCG
This window contains:
- the ftsE gene encoding cell division ATP-binding protein FtsE, which codes for MTEAGSGRAGGAMVEFDRVGLRYGPDAEVLADISFNLQPGSFYFLTGPSGAGKTSLLKMLYLAQRPSRGLVRLFGEDLVHMPRHRLPGFRRRIGVVFQDFRLIPHLSARDNIALPLRIAGVSEEDLSGPVGEMLSWIGLDERAHAFPPTLSGGEQQRVAIARAVIARPQLLVADEPTGNVDPEMAMRLLGLFEALNRLGTTVVVATHDIHLISRIDNAQMMRLEKGRLADPTGALRYPPANKV
- a CDS encoding cell division protein FtsX; protein product: MIIPRVPVQHRRLLPDRRLSGPTPWVVAILMMLTLLAAAAGVGLARAANNIGDAIAGRVTVQIVTANPVTRAEQAAALRRQAQAQPYVRGARQVRQEELLATLGQWLGSAGGDDPVLRSLPLPALVDVDFVGGDRAGQIAQLRALVAQTAPGARVIPHAEWLGPVARLIRSLAWVAAGLVLLMTLASGAVVIMTARAALGTHYATIEMLHLIGATDRQITRLFQRRIAIDTAYGIALGTVVAAAIILLIGWQWSGVTSGLAATASLGPMGWVLLLALPLLAIALAALTARLTLLSALKKIL
- a CDS encoding YdcF family protein, yielding MIKRILSLLFLAWVLGFAWFALLPPLPAGAQKTDAIVVLTGGPGRIDRALERLEAGDAKRLLISGVAREVKPRELAAEYKRPEELFDCCIALGFEAEDTRSNATEVATWVARRNYKSVRLITTDWHMRRAEYELARAVGDKVTIVPDAVHSEPSLATLFREYHKYLAGLAGGLLGL
- a CDS encoding lysophospholipid acyltransferase family protein; the protein is MRYIIALIRSILFWLLFFLMSSFCSIGAVISLPISHKATIWFVRLWSQFHRLIARFVLGHRIVVEGAMPDIPVLYVFKHEGAFETIEQPGLFRHPAVFAKEELFSIPVWGKAAQFYGLIPVDRDGGGKAMRAMLGAAKAALAAGRPLVLFAEGTRVPHGLAPPLRPGFAGMYRLLGIDVIPVAVDSGLAYPPRRWVKWPGTITYRIGETIPAGLPREEAEERVWRAINALNPPEALLEGYKKPSP
- a CDS encoding prephenate/arogenate dehydrogenase family protein, whose amino-acid sequence is MMGFEKVAIVGLGLIGSSLARAIAERLPGVTVTGHDASAEVRGEARALGLCDTIVDDAAEAMADADLVILAVPVGRMADAAAAIAPGLKADAIISDVGSSKASVAEALAKALPHHAVIPAHPVAGTENSGPAAGFASLFEGRWCIVTPDARSPGEAVQALTGFWEALGARVDVMDAAHHDMVLAVTSHLPHLIAYTIVGTASELEEVTESEVIKYSAGGFRDFTRIAASDPVMWRDVFLANKDAVLATLQRFNEDLTVLQQAIRRGDGAKLEDWFTRTRAIRRSIIEQGQDDAAPDFGRKH
- the hisC gene encoding histidinol-phosphate transaminase translates to MTDTTPTLTPKPWISGIAPYVPGKSAGADGRPLIKLSANENPLGTGEKARAAFAAAQGAADALSRYPDPGSNELRATIAAKFGLDPARVICGNGSDELLHLAAGTYAGAGDEILYVRYGFAVYEIAARRVGAVPVEADDKDYATDVDALLAAVTDKTRVVYLANPNNPTGTLATREEVARLYAGLPKDVLFVIDQAYSEYLSEAEDDGGLELAKTQPNVFITRTFSKIHGLAAERIGWGYAGADVIAALHRIRLPFNVTRAGQAAAVAALGDDEFVTHSRAHNAEWRAWLAGEIESLGNHGLRVVPSACNFLLVLFEGAVSAETVYNRLMDAGYIVRWLPGQGLPNALRMTIGTADETRGLAAAIRTAVEG
- the metX gene encoding homoserine O-acetyltransferase MetX, which encodes MASALHQIVHQSVTIPAALPLDSGQSLPSVTIAWQSYGALNADRSNAVLLCHALTGDQYVASDHPATGKPGWWARMVGPGKPIDTDRFHIICANVLGSCMGSSGPATPDPVTGAPLGMAFPVITIGDMVRAQAALLDHLGIDRLHAVVGGSMGGMQALAWAANHPERIGSALVIASAARHSAQNIAFHEVGRQAIMADPDWQDGQYYGSARAPTKGLAVARMAAHITYLSEAGLTEKFGRRLQARDIKSFGFDADFQIESYLRHQGLAFTDRFDANAYLYITRAMDYFDLADPHDGRLAGAFAKAKDVRFTLVSFDTDWLYPTAESRRVVQALQSVGAAASFVELSAPYGHDSFLLDVPALDRLVAGALGSGF
- the metW gene encoding methionine biosynthesis protein MetW, whose amino-acid sequence is MALRPDLAIIADAVPSSARVLDVGCGDGELMEALRAKGVDARGLEIDPANVTAAIARGQSVVQGDANRDLADYPDDAFDYAILSQTLQTTERPDLVVGELLRIAPRAFVSFPNFAHWRIRLALLWGGRMPVTRLLPVAWYETPNIHHVTVSDFRDLVRAKGIQVERVWHLSGDKPASDAAASWRAEHAIFLISRAS
- a CDS encoding TetR/AcrR family transcriptional regulator, which encodes MDQPRMSAPGVEGEAGSSDKVPRTERGRRTLRKLLDAAAVEFGERGFHEASISGITRRAGTALGSFYTYFDSKDAIFRALVADMSGRVRDHVAPAMEAATGAIDAEARALAAFLEFAREHQEIYRIVDEAEFVDPESFRNHYASTAERIAARLAAGAQAGELRPGIGEVEAWAIMGMNVFLGLRYGVWDPSEDVAAVAARANALIADGIRKRG
- a CDS encoding TonB-dependent receptor codes for the protein MRPFARRLRRAVCATTALSLIAFAPSAFAQDTDPAASADDGSEEIIVTARRRDERLLDVPIAVSAISGEALEARGALDLTDVGNITPNTTLETSRGTNSTLSAFIRGVGQQDPVPGFEAGVSIYLDDVYLNRPQAAVLDIYDVERIEVLRGPQGTLYGRNTIGGAVKYVTKMLPQDFSLKARATYGTYEQAEGVLTVSAPITGMLRVGGSVARLSRGGFGDNLTVPGLENYNKDVWAGRGTLEFGGYGEPVLIRISGDYTRDKSDPRNGHRLIPGLLSGAPVLDDVYDTRAGLVNPEQDIEAWGLAMNVSAELSDNLTLRSISSWRKDTSYTPIDFDSLPTVDVDVPAVYRNEQLSQEFQLLYDSDRLHGLVGFYYLDAKAYTKFDVLLATTGALLGLPGFAQQTIGDVRTDTWSVFGDFTFDVTDRLHISAGGRYTVDRRDSFVFKQNRLLGADPEFGGASVPLGAPITNFDGKARFKKFTPRASVSFDMSDDLMIYASYSKGFKGGGFDPRGSANVRAIDVNNDGVFAYQEIYNFFLFEPETVDSYEAGIKGSAVDGDLNFALTGFYADYKNVQIPGSVGIDANNDGIFEGFSGVTTNAASATFKGLELETSARFAHDFAGAGSRMSFQGTLGYIDAQYDEFIGNLGTDVSDITDIQNTPSWTASGTLGALVPVGDGDVNFSTTLSYRSKTQQFEYPSPYLDQKGYALWDASLVYSFGGDRYSIGVHGKNILDKQYKTSGYQFLVVNPATGLPVLNGSGLPTPSLGREGVATVFYGNPRQVFVTGTVKF